The window GGGGCACCTGTAAATGGCAACATCTTTGGTTGAGGGGTCTTTCAAAACAGCACTTGTCTTACCAAGtcattgcttcatcaatTTCGTATTTGCTACTAGAGGATCATGCGCATGAACAGTAATCAACATGTGTTGCTCACGAAGTCGCTCTTTTCTTAACGAACTTACATCTCAAAAATTTGTGTAAAAGGCAGTATGCAATAGAAAGGTGCAGCAAAACGTTATGATCATTTTATGGACTACCCTCTAGTAGATCAAGTGGTTGATCTGGGACGGGCAGTCACCTTGAGGCCTCTGGGAGTACAATTTATGCTCTCCCAATGGCTAAACTTCTTCTCATCGTCCTCGGAAATACCCCATTCAAAAGCCATGACAAGCGCGGCGATGCAAACGCTCAATTCCATGTAAGCCAGATTGCGCCCAATACACGCCCTTCCTCCCAATGTAAACGGCAGAACAAAATCCTTCAGgttccttctttcttcatctgagAAGTCTGGATTTTCGGGAAGCCATCGTTCTGGAAGCCATCTCAAAGGTTCTCGAAAGAGGCTCTCGTCTCGGTGCATTATGTATACGGAGGAGGAAACGGTCACTCCGGCTGGAACATGGTGGCCCGCAATCACGGCTCCATTTTGAACAATTATTCGTGGTAGATTGAATCGAACTGGAGGTAATAGCCTGAATGTTTCGTCCAAAACTGCTGTCAAAAGCGGTATCTTACTCAGCTCCATGTATGAAGCAATTGGCTGCGATTGTTTTGGCAATGATTCAGTAAGAAGCTTGTAGAGCTTCTGTTGGCTTTCTGGGTGAGATGCAAGCTCATACATGGTATTGGTAAGGGAGATCTGGATGGTATCATTTCCTGAAAATGATCAGCAAAGATAAACGAAGGCATGCAATGTCGATCGCATCTAGTTAACTCACCCGCATTCAAAAATGTACCGCACTCTGCGATGAGTTCTGGCAACTCCATAGGAACAGGGCATCTCTTAGTCTTTTGCGTcggaaagaaagagaagaaatcaacGTCCTCGGACTCGCCTCGTTCCATGCGCTTGACAATACCATATCTTGCCATTCCCGAAAAATGATCTGCAGCTGCCGTCTGATACATCGGCTTCGTAACAAACCTTGAAATCTGATACAAAGGCGGGGGAAGATGTGCGCAAAGAGCGTTGAATTGCACACCAGCTTGGAAGCATCGAATCGCTGGCACTTTCAGGACGCGTCCATCGCCGGCCATGGAGTTACAGTCATCGCTGCCGCATTTCAGGAATCCATAAGATGAAGACCATAGCATTTTGGAGATGACATCGTATGAAAACATGTTCAACCAGGGTTGTACATCAAATACGCCTTCCAAAACCACGTGCTTGTCATCGTTGGATAAAGCTCCTCCATGCAGCTTAATGCGGATTGCTGCAAGTAACTCCTCCACTGAGCTTGTCACTTTAGGTTCCATGCTCAGAATGTTTTTTGCTGAGAATATACTTGACAGATTCTTTCGCTTGATTGAATGCAGTTGGCGATCTGTCGCATCGCCCATGGACGGATTGCCGTTTGCCAAATTATCGTAAAAGATATCCTTGAGAATTGGAGAACCATGGCCATATATATCTTTGTATGCCTCAGgagcagagaaagaaagtGTTTTAGGACCGACCCGAAGAACTGGGCCGAGCTGTTGGTGTGCCATGTCGAGAGCTTCATACTTTTTGCCCCGAGCATTGTGCCACATCATCCACAAAGGCGACAATGCAGCTGCCAAAGACGGCGAGGGAAACCGGCGTAGACGATGGACATCAGCAAGATAGTATAACACTGAATATAGTAAGGTAGCAACTGGCAGCGCAACAAGCGCCCCAATGAGGAGTTGAACTAGACATCGAATCAGATACTGTGCAGGTCTTCATGTAGACAGGAGTGCATCCTTTTGACATACCAGTATAACTCATCACGTATGTGTAAATAATGAAGCTAACACGCAGAATACTTTAAAAACCTTCAAGAATCATGACGAGGTTCGAATATGTTCTGAGAATTTTGTTTGAGCGTCTGATCAAAGGCCTATTTATAAAACTGTGAGGCCGGTATCAATTCTGGCTATCCGAAGTCGGGGTTTGAGAACCAATACTCTCGTACCATTACATTAGTTTCAGATTCAAGAAGAATATACTGCCCGAACTCGGGTAATAACCATCTAGACGTTGTGTGGTGGTTGAGGGTAAGGTCGTGTAGCTGTGAATCCCGAACTCGGGAATCGCACTCGGGAATTGCACTATGTAAGTTCAACGTCAAGTCCATCGCGAAATAACTGGAAATCAGAATGTGACATTTCAATGAGATAATTCTAATTTAATTAAACACAGTTTGTCTAAATCTGTTTCTATATAAACAATATGAACGCTTGATCATGCTCTACACAAGCTATGCGATACGTATCGAAGAAGACCAACTCGTCAACCGCGACTCTAATCTCCTTAATTCGGTAGGCGAAAGTCGTTTGTCTTGGCACCAGGTCCAAGATCTCCTTCGCGCAATAGAGGGCCGATTTTGAACGCCGGCATCTCTGTAAAATGCAGCTTAACGGGATGTTCTTTTGGGCACCAGTATAGAGTACCATATCTCAACCAATAGGCGTATGTTCCTGGGACATTATCGCTGCCCTCATTGTTCCTCCATAGTGAGCTCAAAGTCTCACCCATAATTCTAACAATTATGCCTGTGGCGAGCTTCATGCCAAAACTTTTGGATAGGCAATCTTCTACAATCTTGCGTGCGAGTCTTTGGTCGTCGCTTTCCTCTTCCCCGGGTTTGGCAACTGGCAGAGACATGAGCTCAAACTGTTTAGGGCCGTTCCATGCGGTCAGCTCGTTTATAAGCTGTGATCCAACCATGAAGTCATATGCATAGATGTGCTCTGCCACATATTTCGGTCCGTTCCAATCATCTTCAAGGTCGATCAAGCCCATGACCATGGTAATGACCTGTCCCTGGATGATGTAATCGGTCAACATTTTGGCAGTCTCCTCTCGTGAATATGTTCTGCCATTCTCTTCGAATGAGTTTCCAGTATCCAGTAAGGCAATTCCTTTCAGCAAGGGGCTAGCATGCATGCCCTCGGTGCTGGTCTTTCCCCCATCTTCAGCCCACAgtgcaagcagcagcttatGACACCGTAGAAAGAAAGGATTGTTTCGTCCTGCGGCCAGAAAATAGTTTGCCATGCCTCGCTCTTCAGGTCCGCCCATGTTGTAAGTGAAAACATCGTATGGTGAGCTCGGGTCGCCGATGGTAGCGTTCCAGACACGGTCTAAGTCTCCTATTTGGACCATGCCTACGTCTGCATAGACGCCTCCATATTTTAATAAGAGGGGAAATCTCACAAGATCCGAGATATGCTGGTATGAGTGATGGCCGCCAACCGAGCTATCTGTAAACGCTTTAGGAAACACATTCGTATCGTGAAGGTCGAGGTAGTGTTCCACATTCAAGGGAGAGCCAGCTTCAAAATCCAGGACGCGGATTACCCATCCCTTCTTGGAGAATCTTCTGTGCCAATTCCGAACAGTGCGCCGAGTATAGCCGTGCATTTTGCCGATACCGCTGTGCCAGAAGAACCAGATATTCTTCTCGTCTGAAACGGGCTTAGGATTGAAGAGATCATGGTCcacttcatcatctgatCGGAGATCCAATTCATCATGCGGGATGGCGTAAACGCCCTCTGGCATGGGATATGACAAGGCCGAGTCCATTATGGGGTAGTTGTGATTGGGTATTGAGAGGAGTGGTCGTATGGCTCATGAATAGTGAAGTAGATAGAAGTTAGTTGCTATAGAGATATTTTCCTGTAGGGATTTTCTCCTTAGTTATATCCCTATGGCAAACATTTGCAGTGACTTGCAAATAGGGTATTTGATGGGGCCATTTGCAAGTTTGTTTTTCGAGATTAGATTGAGGGGCACTCAGCCTTGCGATGAGTCACTACGCGTTATCAAGCGCGACAAATCCTGGCGAAGAGTCACTTCTCGCGGGGCAGGCTGTGGCAATTTTACACATGAAACAAAGTGTCGTACAAAGCGTCGTACAAAGTACGCGTAGAGTCAGCGCTATGGGGGATGACAAACTCGAAACTGTCTGCTGTATCTTTACAGAATTTTTCTTTGATCCACTACTGAGTTCTCATCCAGGGAGTCATCTGCTAAAAAACGGGAGGCACAGACGGCTAGCCCGCATGTAGTTGCAGTGACTCTACGCGAGGGCTTTAGAAGAATGCACTAACCGTCCCTAAATGACGCCCCCTTACATCTCTGTACTTCAATGGGTGGATGTTCTTGATCTTCAACGGATAAGCCTCAGCTCAGCGGGGCTCGAAGTCATGAATATGTATTGCAACTGTACTCGTCGCGATCTAGTACCGTTCCCAACTCCATTGTAGTTCTGGAGACTCAATCGCAATCAATGCAGCCCTCAGATATTCAGTAATACTCTGTGCATAATGCTCATTTCTAATAGTATTTTGCTGCAAAGGATGTAGGACTGAAAACACGAAACGTGTGACACATAGAACTATGTTCAAATAGAAGAGTTTAGAGAAAATACATAAGTCTTCCATTGCTCAAAGTCTCAATTAATACTCTATTATATCCCTTCAAAGGGTAGTCATTGCTCATTCGCGCACCACCATCATACATCTTTTTTCTATATGCAATGGTTAAATCTAGAGAAGCGACAACAAGGCTAGAAGGGCGCAGGCGAAGCCTGGAACAACCAATGCGCGGCTCGCACTGCTACCAACAGGCACAGTGGGAGCTGTAACGCCACCAGTGGAGGTGGTGGTTACTCCTCCAGTAGGCAATGTGGTGTTCCATGCCACGGGAGAACTAGTTGCGGGCTCGGTCACACCGGCGGGTGTGCTCTCGGAAGTGCTAAATTGGACGTATTAGTAGAATTCACACTTCAAGAAGAGGTTAAACTTACATGGTGGCTCCGTTCGAGATGGTGTGGGTAAGCGTGCAGGGGCAATCAGTGATGGTGAGGGTAGTAGCCTAAACAACTGGTTAGTGAAACTTGATCAGAATTGCTCCAAAGGTTGAAGTCTGCTTGCCTGAGTAACAGTGTAAGTGCTGGAGCCGGCTGTGAAAGTAGTGCTACCAGGGCAGTAAGTTGTGTAGCTAGTGACGACTTCAGTGACGGTCGTTACGCCAGCTGACTGAGAGGCGGATGTTGTAGCAGCGACGCTGGTGGCtgcggaggagctgctggaggagctgccaGAGGAGCCACAGGTTCCCTTTGTATCCTTCTTCAAAAGAGTGACCTTGTCGCCCACGGAGCCATCAGAGCCGTGAACGTAGTTCCATGAAAGAGCAGTGGCGTTGTGAACAGTCAGTGCACCAAATCCAAAGTTGGTCTGGTCGAGATAGGTGGTAATGTCCAAAAGAGGGTCTGAGTCGAGAGTGCTGTGGCTCTCAATGTTTCCTGCAGCgccattgatgatgtggGTCATGGAATTTCCTGGGTTTGTCCAGTaggtgttgttgttgatgatagAGGCATGGTCGATAGTGCCGTTGGTtccaagaggaagaagacgctcaTACCAGTGAATGTGTCTACATAAAGTTAGTACTTGTATCCCAAGTTGGACAAATAGGTTGTGAAGCATACCCAGAAAGATATAGATCGACTTCGTTTTGCAGCAGAAGATCTTCAAAAGCTGCGCGAATGGTCTTTTGGTAGGAAGAAACCTGGGAACTATAGAATGGGCGATGGCTCATTGCAATGACCCAGGGGGTCTTGCAGCGATCGATACTCTCCaaatccttcttcaaccacTGGTACTGAGCGTAGGCCGTGTTGTCGTTGTAGTCGCCGTTAACAGCGCCGAACGGACCACTGTCGGTAACATAGGTCTGGTTGGCAAAAGGATGAGTTTGGTTTCCCTTTACATCCTTGGCAAACGGCCACTCGGGGCTGTTGGCGTAATCCGTCTCTCCGTCAAGGGAAATGAAATGGGCCAGGCCATAATCGAATGAGTACCAAAAGTTACCAACACCTCCAGTCTCGGGTCCGGGCATGCGGAATCGGTTTTGGAAGGCAGTAAAGTTCCTGCGTGTCGTTAGATGCTAGTTCCCACATTGTAACATGTTGACAACATACCTCTGAGAAGGCGGGCAGCTATAATAAGTAAGGGAAGACTTGGCAGCACTGCCATTGGGCTGGTTCTTGTTCAAGTAAGCTGTGAGAACGTTGCCGGGGCCATCAAATTCAGCGCAGCTGGCTTCGTGGTTACCGGGCAGGACCATATGCGGGGCCTTGAGAAAGATAGGGTTCATCCACTGCTGCCAGAGATCCCAATTCGACTCATAGAGGACACTCATATCTCCGCCCTTGGGGCCACCTTGGTTGGCAATTTCTCCGGCCGGGAGAGGCGTCTCGTACTCTTTCGGGATAGCACCACCTCCAGGCAGCTGAGTAGAGGTACCATTATAACAGACAGGCCAGTCACTTTCGCAAGGAAGGATTCCAGAATACCAGTCATCAGCATAGCTAATGTCACCTCCATGCCAAATAAATGCGGCGCCATTGTTGACGGCCTCGCTGAGATATTTGTAAGTGCCACCAGCGTTAGTGTAGCCCATGTCATTGACGACAGCAATGGTGAATTCAGAAGCGTCACCTGCCTCCTTTGCAGTCGTGAAAGACAGAACATCAGATGCAGTAGTGCCGTTGGCTGCGGGAATCTGGTAATAGTAGGTCTTTCCAGGCTTCAGGTTGCCAATCTGGACATCGTGGAAGAACTCGCTGCACTGTGTGACCACAACCGAGGAGCACGAAGGAGTTCGGCCATATCTGCGCATTCTTATTAGCTAGATTTAACACGGAGTCAATTGAGGATAGTAATACGTGATAGATTTGCCGGTGGCGGTATTGCTGAGGTCGGATGCACTGGTACCCCAGACAACGGAGGGAGCCTCTCCCAAACCAAAGGGGGTCTGGTAGtggatgttgatgccatttGGTACGTATGCAAGGGAAATGGCATTGACGTTGTTGGTCGggtttgaagaagctggcttCACAGCAGGCGGTTCTACCAGTCGCACAAATCCTTTACCATTGCCATTGACAGTCGGGTCAATCCAGTCGCCAATGGGGACTTTGGGCCCAGTATAAGGATAAAGCTCGTCGACGGTGGGCGCAGCATCAACCACCACGGCGAGGATGGCTCCCAAGAGAGGAGCCGCGGACTTCATTGTGGATAATGAATTGATCCTTTCTACTGGTCTGGTATTCGAAAAGCAAGGAAACCACGCGACTGAGGGCGATTTCTTGACGCACAACCGCTCACGAAACCAAAACAGACAGAAACAAAACGCGACCGAGAGCTGGGGGCATTTAATACAAATTGATTCCGCCGCTTGCCCAGGCATTGACACGGCCAGCTATCTGGTCCATTTTCACCTGCCATATGGATGAAGGTGTTATCACGACTCCATTCGAACTCGGTGTAGTTGGGATACGATCCCGATCCGTCCCAGCACTAACAACGCTTTTCATATGCCCGATATGGGCAAAACTCCTCCAATCCAATGGAGTCGCAGATTACACGTGCAGATAGGCAACGCCGTGAAGGACTCAGCGCGAACAAAACAGCCAACAGTTGTGGATCCATTGCTAGCTCGACCACAGACCCTGGCATTTTTCCAGGGCCTTTTTGTAAATGAATCGGTTAATCGGCATCGAATATTTTTCTGGGCACCACTGAAAATGCTCCAGATGGTAAGCAAAAACGCgttggcaagcagcagagacagTCCTCCCACACGAGCTGTCAAAATTTTCCTCCGCAAAGCACAGCCCAGAGATGTTGAGGCTAATTTTACCCCAGTCGAGGATCGATAACATCCCGACTTTTACCTCTCTATCGAAATCATAGTGAGCAATCCTCCTACTGTACTACGTATACCAGAACCATTGAGTTCCTCAGAGTAACGATGCAGCATCACTCCCAAAAGTCGGGATGTTTTCACGCGCATCTACGAATCTCTACGAATCTCCGGGCTACGGCAACCATTTCGCCAGAATTAGCCTTAGCCTGCCGTTGTCGGTCCAAAAAAAGGTTTAGCTGCCAATAGCCGTCAGGTACCAGCTTGCCAGCGTCATGATCCTCCATTTAAGAGTGTGTGTGGCGTCCTGCTTCCCGCACATCGTATGAATGGATATATACCACGTGGATTGAACGTTATAAGCAAGTGAAATGCAATCCATTCATCCGCCAGCACAACATGAATGTCTTCGTCATTATGAAGCAATGCCAAGCAATGCCTTTTATCCAGCTGAAACATGGAGAAACGAGGAGCTGTGATTCGGTTCTCTACAAAAATACTCTAAGCAGCCTAAATACAGTCAGTGGCTCAGTCAGTTGGCCTCGGTGAGCCTTGAAAGAGCTGATGAAAGCAGCCTATACACATGAACAAATGAAAACGCAGCAATTCCTAAGCAAGGCGCACGATGCCTGTGCACATGTCTCCATATCGTAATACATAAATGAGTGCCAGACTCGGAATACCATTCCGGTTCACCTACTGAGCACTACGTACCTCAGCCTATATATCGTCCACGTGGCAAGGCAGATCGATGAAACCCCCAGCTGCTCTACTGATTTCTTACACGATCCGTGATAATGGCGGCAGCATAGTTATGTAGTCATACAGAATGTATGAAATGCATTTCTTATTGCTCCGACAAGACTCTATAAACGGCAATcatatcctcatcctccaatCCGGAATCAATTGCTTGTTTGTACAAGGAGTTGCATACTTGGATGAGAGGAGTCTTTGCTTCTGCGGCCTTCGCCGCTGTCCGAATGAGCTCAGTACTGTTATAGCAATCCTTCACAGCCGCTTGGGCAGACCAGTCCTGTTTGGCCATTTTGGCTAGCTTTATCTTCGAATAAGCAGAGGCCAGGGGGCCAGCATCCAGCACGCTACTAAATGCTTCAAGATTAAGACCCTGTGCTCGGGCTAGGTTCATCGATTCCGCGAGCCCAGCGGTAACAGTGATGAGAAAAATGTTAACCGCGTATTTCGTCTTCAGGCCGGCCCCGATAGGCCCGCAATAAACAGCTGCACTGGTAATTGGCTCGACAAAAGGTCTGATGCGCTCGCACTCGGCCTGGTCGCCGGCCATCATTCCCACCAGATTCCCTGTTTCGGCTGGCACTTTGCTCCCGCTGACAGGCATCTCGATAAACTTGCCACCTGCTTCCTGGACCTCTTTTGCCAGACTCTGGCTGAACTCCACAGAAACCGAGCTGGTGTTGACAAGCGTCTTTCCGCGAAGGGCCTTTCTGAAGTCGTCATCGATTACAGACCGTATGGCAGGGCCGTCAAACATCATAGTGAAGATGACATCGGATTGTTCGACCACTTTGGCTGGTGTCTGGCCAAGTCCAGCTCCGGCTTGTACCAACGCTGCGCACTTAGAGGCCGTTCTATTCCAAACAGTGGTGGGGAATCTGCGACACAAATTGAGGGCCATGGGCGTTCCCATCACGCCTAGGCCTAAGAATCCAACGCTCATATTGTATAGTAGaaaatttttatttcttaAAGTTATTCCGTTGACCAGCTCCCTTCTCTATCATAGGACGAACTTCCCAGGTATATAAGATACCGAAATGCCCAAAGAATGAGCATAAACCCTCAAGCAGCAATCGTCTTTCATAGGGCGCGGCTAAAACGTTGGCCAATTGCACAGCTCTTGAGCGGTTAGATGCGGCCTCGAATGGCTTAACCGTATTGCCTATTACGCAGGCTTCATagcaatggcttcaagtaAACATGCGTGGCATCAAAGCAGGATGTTAATTGTTCCTGAATAGCCGGTGTATCTCTTCTATGAGTTAGGTAACTTTGTGTGCATGTTAATCTGCTGACGTTTCCACATAAATACCAATTGTAGAGGGAGTCGTAGATAAGAAGAAGCATTACATTGCAACAAGGCACAAATTAAGCTTAAACGATCAGCTCAATTCAGAACGTTCAGGTAATATAATGACACAACCGAGATTCCTTTAATCTACGGGCCTGTGAGACATTTGTTTGTATGGAGACCCCTGTTTTTACAGACATTTGAGTTTCACCGGTCGAAATAAGTCGCGATAAGAAGGGAACCGCGAACCGTGATCGCGTATTAGTAAGCGTGTCGAGATACGCGGCTCAGTTGCCCATTGACCAGGCAAGGGCGAAGAACAGAGTTCttagaaaagggaaaaggaaagaaaaaatgttTGTTGTAATGAGTTGCCGTTTTCActaaataacttttattgGCACAAAGAACATTAACCGCATTGGACGGCAACGAAGCTGGAATTATTCCTGAGACTTCGGCCTGTTGAGTATCCAATTGCAGGAATAATTGAATCTACGGGTTTACAGGTTCTGAACCTCCCAGCATTATGTAGAGCCAAATGGAACTTGCTTCATAGTAACGTAGATTAAATTAAGTCGTATTGTGTGACACAAGAGCTCAAAGCATTAACGTGATGCAGTTTTCAAgaattattttttttcattctATTTGACAGTCTCTAGGTTAGGTAACATTGCCTGCTAATGCTTGACCACAATCTTTCCACCAGCATCATGagaatccagcatctcgtgcGCCTTTTGGATGTCCTTATACTCGAAAACAACTGCGGGCTTTGCATCCCATGCTCCCTTCTCGATCTTGCTGACAATATCCTGAAGGGGAATGCCAGACATGGGAAAGTCTGGTGAGCCCAACACCTTGCTGTGGAATAAACTGAAGTGTACTCCCGAGTCCATCTGGATCATGGGGTTGAAGTCGACGACAGGATCCAAGCCACCAAGCCAACCTGCTTGAAGCATGCGTCCACCAGGTCGAGCCAAAGAGATAGATTCCAGCAAAACTCGGTTACCGATCAAGTTCAGGACCTTGTCGAATTTAAAGCCACTGGGGAATTCTGACTGGAGACCCTCGTGCTCGAGTTTGGCATCAACGGCGCCCTTCGccttgacaaagtcgaaCCTCTCTTTCCGTCTAGTTGTCGCTGTAACTTTGGCACCGGCGTCAACAGCTAAGTTAAGAGCGGCTTGGCCGATAGTTGATGTTGAGCCGCGAATAAGCAGTGTCTCGCCAGGCTTCAGATCGAGAACTGTGAACAAACAAGAGTATGCTGTGGAGTAAACTTCTGGAACAACGGCGAGTTGCTCCCAAGGAAGCTCTGTTTTGACTGGGACGACATTCGCAATTGGAACATTGACGAATGAACCGTAACCTCCAGGACGATTCCTGCCCATGCCTCCCATGACACCGACAACTTTGGTGCCAACTGCGATCTCGCCGCTTGGGCAAGCTGCGACAATTCCAACGCATTCTAAACCGGAAATTGGATTCCACTCATCCCATTCGCCCTTGCGCATGTGCATTTCGGCATGATTGACGCCAAAAGCGTGGACTTCCACAAGCACCTCTCCGTTAACGGGTTCTGGCTTAGGCACTTGTTGAATCTGGAGAACTTCGGGTCCTCCAAATTTTGATATAACAATGGCGTCCATAGTGGTATTGGCCATCGTGTCTTAAGGCTAGGTAGATGTTGTTTGGTTGTGAGGTATTGCCGAGACTCAAATTTCAATGTGTGAATCTAAATTAACAGTGCAATGCAATGAGTTCAGAGGATGAAACATAAAGATCAAGGTTGAGGTGGCACATTCTCTATTTATACAGGTTAATGTGTATGATACTGACGCCACCGACATAGTCTTGATGTGACAAATCTGGTCGCCGTTCTAGCTGCCAATCTCATACGCTGAATGACTACGCATTGCTTTAGGTAGATAGTAAACGTCGGCGTTGCCCTGATTTGTCAAGGGCGCATTAAAAAATTTACAACTGCATCTCTGATGATGTAACTGTAGACATATATGAGTTTGTCTGGCGATATCTACCCTTTACATATGTTAATAATACGGGCTCCTCCGTATGAGCTCTTTAATCCAGGCTAATGGAATGGCTCATATGCAAGTTCAGGGAGCAGCAATCTCTGTTTCTGGTTTAGCGCATGCCGTATTCTAGAGAGTAAGAGCTTGCAAAGCTGCGAAATGCTGTAGTCCGTGATTTCCGCCAATTGCCGAATGGCATTGTGCTTGCTGCATCTCCGCTCCGGAGAAAGCTTGCCGAAGTCTAGTCCTAATAACGTCATAAAAATGTTGCGTTTATGCCTAGAAAGAGTCAAGCCATATTTTGCTTCAAAACATACGGAACAGGTATCTCTGTGTAAATGCAAACGAAAGCACGCACTGCGAGCATTGTATATAAACTCACAGCCTCTGCTTGTCGCGTGTCATGTCTTCTCAGAGAGGGGTATTGTTACTTATTCGCGAAATATTGCGAGGTTTCAATTTAGCTCTGGTGGGAAATCTAGtgtctctcttcctgctgCGATATCTGAATGAAAAGGAACCTATAGCTCATACATTAGATGGCAGGATTGGTGCGACATTAGTTGATTAGTCAAGGCAAAATGGAAATGAGCATTGTCTCTTTTTGGATGTCCTCAGTTTCATTTTATTCTTTTAATTGTTTAAACTTTTCGCTCTTCCCGTCTGGCGAGGCTAGGA of the Trichoderma breve strain T069 chromosome 4, whole genome shotgun sequence genome contains:
- a CDS encoding cytochrome p450 domain-containing protein; amino-acid sequence: MAHQQLGPVLRVGPKTLSFSAPEAYKDIYGHGSPILKDIFYDNLANGNPSMGDATDRQLHSIKRKNLSSIFSAKNILSMEPKVTSSVEELLAAIRIKLHGGALSNDDKHVVLEGVFDVQPWLNMFSYDVISKMLWSSSYGFLKCGSDDCNSMAGDGRVLKVPAIRCFQAGISRFVTKPMYQTAAADHFSGMARYGIVKRMERGESEDVDFFSFFPTQKTKRCPVPMELPELIAECGTFLNAGNDTIQISLTNTMYELASHPESQQKLYKLLTESLPKQSQPIASYMELSKIPLLTAVLDETFRLLPPVRFNLPRIIVQNGAVIAGHHVPAGVTVSSSVYIMHRDESLFREPLRWLPERWLPENPDFSDEERRNLKDFVLPFTLGGRACIGRNLAYMELSVCIAALVMAFEWGISEDDEKKFSHWESINCTPRGLKVTARPRSTT
- a CDS encoding capsular polysaccharide synthesis protein domain-containing protein, which produces MDSALSYPMPEGVYAIPHDELDLRSDDEVDHDLFNPKPVSDEKNIWFFWHSGIGKMHGYTRRTVRNWHRRFSKKGWVIRVLDFEAGSPLNVEHYLDLHDTNVFPKAFTDSSVGGHHSYQHISDLVRFPLLLKYGGVYADVGMVQIGDLDRVWNATIGDPSSPYDVFTYNMGGPEERGMANYFLAAGRNNPFFLRCHKLLLALWAEDGGKTSTEGMHASPLLKGIALLDTGNSFEENGRTYSREETAKMLTDYIIQGQVITMVMGLIDLEDDWNGPKYVAEHIYAYDFMVGSQLINELTAWNGPKQFELMSLPVAKPGEEESDDQRLARKIVEDCLSKSFGMKLATGIIVRIMGETLSSLWRNNEGSDNVPGTYAYWLRYGTLYWCPKEHPVKLHFTEMPAFKIGPLLREGDLGPGAKTNDFRLPN
- a CDS encoding NAD binding domain of 6-phosphogluconate dehydrogenase domain-containing protein is translated as MSVGFLGLGVMGTPMALNLCRRFPTTVWNRTASKCAALVQAGAGLGQTPAKVVEQSDVIFTMMFDGPAIRSVIDDDFRKALRGKTLVNTSSVSVEFSQSLAKEVQEAGGKFIEMPVSGSKVPAETGNLVGMMAGDQAECERIRPFVEPITSAAVYCGPIGAGLKTKYAVNIFLITVTAGLAESMNLARAQGLNLEAFSSVLDAGPLASAYSKIKLAKMAKQDWSAQAAVKDCYNSTELIRTAAKAAEAKTPLIQVCNSLYKQAIDSGLEDEDMIAVYRVLSEQ
- a CDS encoding zinc-binding dehydrogenase domain-containing protein; translated protein: MANTTMDAIVISKFGGPEVLQIQQVPKPEPVNGEVLVEVHAFGVNHAEMHMRKGEWDEWNPISGLECVGIVAACPSGEIAVGTKVVGVMGGMGRNRPGGYGSFVNVPIANVVPVKTELPWEQLAVVPEVYSTAYSCLFTVLDLKPGETLLIRGSTSTIGQAALNLAVDAGAKVTATTRRKERFDFVKAKGAVDAKLEHEGLQSEFPSGFKFDKVLNLIGNRVLLESISLARPGGRMLQAGWLGGLDPVVDFNPMIQMDSGVHFSLFHSKVLGSPDFPMSGIPLQDIVSKIEKGAWDAKPAVVFEYKDIQKAHEMLDSHDAGGKIVVKH
- a CDS encoding calcineurin-like phosphoesterase domain-containing protein, coding for MKSAAPLLGAILAVVVDAAPTVDELYPYTGPKVPIGDWIDPTVNGNGKGFVRLVEPPAVKPASSNPTNNVNAISLAYVPNGINIHYQTPFGLGEAPSVVWGTSASDLSNTATGKSITYGRTPSCSSVVVTQCSEFFHDVQIGNLKPGKTYYYQIPAANGTTASDVLSFTTAKEAGDASEFTIAVVNDMGYTNAGGTYKYLSEAVNNGAAFIWHGGDISYADDWYSGILPCESDWPVCYNGTSTQLPGGGAIPKEYETPLPAGEIANQGGPKGGDMSVLYESNWDLWQQWMNPIFLKAPHMVLPGNHEASCAEFDGPGNVLTAYLNKNQPNGSAAKSSLTYYSCPPSQRNFTAFQNRFRMPGPETGGVGNFWYSFDYGLAHFISLDGETDYANSPEWPGPFGAVNGDYNDNTAYAQYQWLKKDLESIDRCKTPWVIAMSHRPFYSSQVSSYQKTIRAAFEDLLLQNEVDLYLSGHIHWYERLLPLGTNGTIDHASIINNNTYWTNPGNSMTHIINGAAGNIESHSTLDSDPLLDITTYLDQTNFGFGALTVHNATALSWNYVHGSDGSVGDKVTLLKKDTKGTCGSSGSSSSSSSAATSVAATTSASQSAGVTTVTEVVTSYTTYCPGSTTFTAGSSTYTVTQATTLTITDCPCTLTHTISNGATITSESTPAGVTEPATSSPVAWNTTLPTGGVTTTSTGGVTAPTVPVGSSASRALVVPGFACALLALLSLL